The genomic DNA CGGCGGCGCAGGAGCGGCTGGTGCTGGAGGAAGCCTTGCGCCAAGCCCGGTCCCGTGACGAACTTGAGCTTTACTATCAACCACAGGTGGCGCTGGACAGCGGTCGACTGATTGGACTGGAGGCGTTGCTCCGCTGGCGTCATCCAGAACGCGGTCTGATCGCTCCGGCCAAATTCATTCCGGTGGCGGAAAGCAGCGGCCTGATTGTTGAAATTGGCGCCTGGGTGTTGTGCGAGGCCTGCCGCCAGAATCAGGTCTGGCGGGAAGCAGGATTATTCAGGGTTCCCATCGCAGTCAATCTGTCCGCTGTGCAAATTCGTCATGGCAACCTGTTGGCGATCATCCAACAAATACTGGCTGAAACCGGTCTTCCGGCGACGGAACTTGAACTGGAAGTCACGGAAAGCCTGTTGGTGGACCATAATCAGACGGTGCTTGACCTGTTTCGGGATTTGAAACATCTGGGCGTCAAGTTCTCGATTGATGATTTCGGCACCGGTTATTCCAGCCTGGCCTATCTCAAGCGCTTCCCCGTCGACAAACTCAAGATCGACCAATCCTTCATTCGCGACATCATAAACGACTCAGATGACCTGGCTATTGCGCGCACCGTGGTCAGTATCGGCCACAGTTTGCGTCTCAAAGTAATCGCCGAAGGCGTAGAGAATCTGGAAACGATTTGCCTGCTGCAGAAAATGCGTTGCAATGAAGCCCAAGGCTACTTTTTCGCCAAACCCATGCCGGCTGCGGAAATACCGCAGTGGTTGACCGGCCGGTCATTGAGCAGGTAATTCCACAGCACATTATCTAATATACCGGCGGTATCCTTAATTTTTTACCCAAACTAGAGTACGGTTATTGACCGGCATTGAGTAATCGCGCAGCAGCCGCAGGCTATTCTCCCGCGCCAGACGGTCGAGATCATCAAAATCCCGAATGCCGCTGGCCGGGTCGCGATCTTTCAGGAAGGCGTCAAATTCCGCGTTGCTGGCGCTGGTATAGCAACTGCCATAGTTGAATGGCCCATACAAGCAGAAAGCGCCGCCCGGCTGGAGCACTCGACCCACTCCCCGGAATAAGCCCTCCACGGCAGGCCAATTCATGATGTGGGTGGTATTTGCGGAAAAGACCCCTCCTGCCTGGGTAACCGGCCATGGTTTACAGCAAGCATCCAACGCCAGTGGCGGGCGCAGATTTGACAATCCCGCTTCCGCGACCCACATCCAAATGCCCGGCAGGCAGTCCGCCTGATCGGTCGGTTGCCAATCCAGATGCGGCAATTCCCGGGCAAAATGAACAGCATGTTGCCCGGTGCCTGCGCCGATCTCCAGAATCAATCCCGGTTCGCTAAAAACTTCCCGTAATACCTTGAGAATCGGTTCCTTGTTCTGTTCGCAGGCTTCGGAATAAGGCTTGGCGTGAAAGTTCATGGCGTTTCCTGGAAGTAAGGCAGCCCACAAATGCGAATTAAGAGCTAACTAATATCCTTAAATATAAATATGTTACGTTACTCATCGAATTGCTGACGAAAATCCAGAAATCGGGTTTTCAACGAGTTGAGGATGAAGCTCTTAATTCGCATACAAGCATTTTAAGAAGTAAAGCTCTCTCAGGCCAGTTCCACCACGTCGCCATTGCCCACAAACAGTTCATTCTGCGAACCATTGCGGGCTGAGCCGCGCAGGACGGGTAAACCGGTTTCGAGCATCTTCTCCACAGCCCGCCGACCAGTGCAGTGGTTGCAGGCCAGTTTAGCGATGCCGTACTGACCCAGGGACTCGACCATTCGATCCCGCGACTCGTCCCAGTCCTCCAGGGGCGCGATGTGGAGTCCACCGTAGAGCGCGTGAATGCGATCGCCACCCTGGAAGGTGCGACGGGCGTAATCCAGCAAATTCAGTACGCCGCCATGTCCGCAACCGGTCATCATGGCCATGCCTCGGTCCCGAATCCGGGCGTAAAGCACGTTTTCGCCATCCACGCGCAGCAGAGTATGCATAGGGAAATTGACTATAGCCAGTCCAGGAAATAACAGCAGTGGCTGATCAGGGGGGATCGTAATCAAGCGACCCGTGTGGCCTTGCTCTTTGATAAAGGCCAGCCCTTTTGGATGAAAGCCTTCCGGGATATAGAGGGTGATGTGTGGACAATGCCGAAGGGTTGAGCCGATTCCCCAGAAGTGATCAAAATGCTCGTGACTGATCACCAGCGCTTCGATTTGTCCGTCCTTCAAGAGTTGATCAATCCCTTCCTCGGCGAAACGTTTATCCATCCAGGCTGGATTCCAACCGGTGTCGAATAACACGCGATGTTGGGCGCCATCAGCGGTTTCCGCTTCCAGCAGGGCGGCGAATCCGGCAGCGTTATCCTTATGCAGGTCGCCAAACGGCGGCCATGGGATAGCATACTGGTCGATCTCAGCGCCACCAGCGTCCCGAATGTCGTCAAAGACTTCCTTGGTGTCGAACCAGCCGGTTTCGGAGATGCAGAGAATCCGCAAACGGTTCAGAACGCCAATGTCCAAAAGTGATTGAACGGTAGTCATGACCATAACCTCCTGCTGTAAAATTATTGGCTCAATATGGATTCCAGTCAGTTGGCGTTGTTAGGCGACCAGCAGTTCCAAGAGAGGTCTGAGCAAGCCTTTGCCCCGAATGCGGACGTTATGCACGAACTGAAAGAAGCCCAGGTAGAGCGGCAGCTTTTCTTGCGAAATTCCTCGATGGGGTCGCAACCAGGAACGCAACAGGGACCAGAAACCCTCAGCGGTATTAACATGAATCTCATGGAAGCCATCGCCATCGTCGTCGCGGGCGTATTCACCCCGGCTGTGACACACCGTATGATGATCAAAGCCCCAATCCTTCAATGGGTTATAGATTGCATATTCATCGGTATACACCCGGGTTCCCGGGGCGATGAAAGTCTGAAGGAGCGGTTGGATGGTCGCTTGCTGGACATTATCCAGCATCCGGACGACCACCGCGCCGCCGCGCTCAATCATGCCGAGAATCGGCGGCTTTTCCTGCTCCAGGGTGCCTCGACCCCGTGCCCCCTTCAGCCGGCGACGCCGCCCGCGGCGGCCTTTTTTTTCACCGCGTCCGGATGCCCTTTATGCCCGGCCACCATATAGACCTCGTCGCATTCCACTTCCCCCGCCAAGGTGGGTTCGGGTTGGCGGGCGACGATACCTTGGCGCAGTTGCTCGGTCATCCGCTGCACGTCGTCCGGATTCAACGCCAACTCTTGGGCAATCTGGGCATTGGACAAGTTCAAACCCATAAAATATAAACATAATATCCAAATTCGTAACGGCGGGTGGTGGCCGGCCAACACCGTCCCGGTTAGATCGTCAAAAGAGCGATGGCACCCGGCACACCGATATTTCTGTCGCGCCGGTTGGGTCGTGTCGTGACCCTGCTTCGTCACGTTCGCCGCCCCACAATGGGGGCAGTGAACCCCATCGGGCCAGCGCAGTTGGCGGACCGTTTCGTAACACCGGACATCGTCCAGTAGATTCTGAAGGTTGATCATCGACGGGAAACCTGGAGCGCGGCGGTTCAAAACCTCTTCAGTGTAGCTCCTGTCCCTTGGCAGGGCGAGCCATCTTCAACAGCCTGGAATCCATATTGAGCCAATTATTTACCCTTTAGTGATGACAGTGGCCTTCGTGTCGATGATGATGCTCCCCTTCGCCATGTGCATGCGGCTCCGGGGTTCCCATCGCCAACGCGCCCGCCAGATAAGCGGAAACGGCCTGATCAGGATCGGTTTCCGGCGTCACCAGACCGGTAATGCCTTTCATAGCCAGTCGTTGCCACAGTCCTTGACCCATGCCGCCAGCGATCAGAACCTGCACGTCATCCAAGGGATGCGGTTCGTGTGGTGAACTGTCATGAAAGCTTTGGTCCTTGGGCAATTCGAGCAACTCCTTGTTCACCGTCTTACCCTGTTCGACCTGATAGATCCAGAATTTGCGACACCGACCGGCATGTTCGGTGATCGCGTGGCGATTTTGACTGGCAACAGCGATTTTCATGGTTGAAGCTTCCTCGCAGGAATTGAATAGGGCGATCCTTATTCGCTGATCACAAAAAACTAATTAATATCATTGGTGCAAGCCACCAGCATTGCGAATTCTCAAACAATGCGCACGACCCTTGATCATGTCAATCGCGATTACCTGGAATGTCTATAATCTATTGATGAAAAAGTATTCGGCGCTTGGGCAACCGTACTGTTCTGACTATAAACAGGGTTTTACAAAAATAGTGCTGTTCGATAGAGTTGTTCCCACTTAGGGCAATTTTGACAAAGCCTTTCCGAACAAGTAGATACCGTCTTGACTGTCAAGGAACGGAAATCCAGTTGATCTGATAGAGTTGTTGATGTTTGAGGACGCCGAACACCAGGTGGACGAGTTTGCGCATGGCCGCGCCGTATGAATTTGGGGTTTTAGTATAAAAACCATGTCTGGAACACTACCCAATTCGAAACTTCGCTTACACTGGGTCAAGAATCAGGAGATTGAGAAATGACTGAAGGAAGTAAAAACGATTTTGTCGAGAGAAGAGGAGGGCAAGACCTGCTGCTGCGGATCATGAGTGGGTTAGGCATTGTCGGCTGGGCATTCCTGTTGGTGGTAATGGTCGTGATTGATCGTGCGAAACCGGATGATCCCGCCTTCATTCCCAATGAACGCATTTTTGAGATGACTGGCACTCCTTATCACCTGCGGACGACCTGGGATCAGAGTCTGTTAACCTATATTTTTTATCTGTTAAGCGTCGGTCTCGTTCTGGGGATCATCGGTCTGGCCGTCAATTCCCGGCGGCATCGACGTCGTGGTGATTATTACCCGATTCATCTAGTGCTGTTAACCGCAATCTCAGCCATCGGTATTCTCTATTACCTTATTTTCTGATGACCCTCGGCAAACAGGCTTCAGGAGAGTTGGGATCTGATCAGGATACGTATAATAAAGTTATCACTTCGATTGATGAAGGTGGAATTGTGAGTCCTTGGCCACCGAACAGTGGGTTCAAAAAACGCTCGTTTTTTTCAGGCTCTTCGAGGGTTTTTGTGGAATCGGCCCGTGTGACCGGAGATCAGCCACACCAAGTGGGCCATATATCTTTCAAGATCAATTTGTTAGTTTCATAGTCAGCTCGCCGGTTGGGTTGCTCCACAAAAACCCTCGAAGAGCCAAAAATACCAAGGATACGATAGATGAGTCGGGTTCCGTCTTGATCAACTGCAGGGCCGGACGCACCGTGTTGGCGGTAGTATGCACCGCGCCAGAGACGAGGCCAT from Gammaproteobacteria bacterium includes the following:
- a CDS encoding nitrogen fixation protein, which translates into the protein MKIAVASQNRHAITEHAGRCRKFWIYQVEQGKTVNKELLELPKDQSFHDSSPHEPHPLDDVQVLIAGGMGQGLWQRLAMKGITGLVTPETDPDQAVSAYLAGALAMGTPEPHAHGEGEHHHRHEGHCHH
- a CDS encoding MBL fold metallo-hydrolase, with product MTTVQSLLDIGVLNRLRILCISETGWFDTKEVFDDIRDAGGAEIDQYAIPWPPFGDLHKDNAAGFAALLEAETADGAQHRVLFDTGWNPAWMDKRFAEEGIDQLLKDGQIEALVISHEHFDHFWGIGSTLRHCPHITLYIPEGFHPKGLAFIKEQGHTGRLITIPPDQPLLLFPGLAIVNFPMHTLLRVDGENVLYARIRDRGMAMMTGCGHGGVLNLLDYARRTFQGGDRIHALYGGLHIAPLEDWDESRDRMVESLGQYGIAKLACNHCTGRRAVEKMLETGLPVLRGSARNGSQNELFVGNGDVVELA
- a CDS encoding DUF938 domain-containing protein, whose translation is MNFHAKPYSEACEQNKEPILKVLREVFSEPGLILEIGAGTGQHAVHFARELPHLDWQPTDQADCLPGIWMWVAEAGLSNLRPPLALDACCKPWPVTQAGGVFSANTTHIMNWPAVEGLFRGVGRVLQPGGAFCLYGPFNYGSCYTSASNAEFDAFLKDRDPASGIRDFDDLDRLARENSLRLLRDYSMPVNNRTLVWVKN